One Carboxydothermus pertinax genomic window carries:
- a CDS encoding protein kinase domain-containing protein, protein MIGRILAGRYKIIEPLGGGGMAVVYKGQDLLLNRYVTIKILRPEFTSDEEFVERFNREAKALASLSHPNIVNIYDVGKENDTYFLVMEYVEGRNLKDIIKDKPLGLRESVRIILQVALALGHAHQHGILHRDVKPQNIIITPEGIAKLTDFGIAGNVSSSTINNSKEIMGSVHYLSPEQAKGESLTFASDLYSLGVVFYELVAKRLPFTGDSPIAVALKQINDLPQPPSYFNKKIPSEIDRIILKLLSKKPEQRFNSAYELIAVLKRLDLPQEDSEDDHTMTIILDKNQLSDARSKKKLKPVGILAIAVLIFAVVGVLVYFLYNYLNVKEATVPDVRGLGIIEAKQKLVELGFQNINISSTYHDTIPKDKVISIDPMPGERVKVVRPIYLVVSKGKEIVLVPDVREKSIEDARVALENAGLAVGEISEIYDERLPAGTVIEQDPEPNTEIEKGSKIKLILSKGAKPAWVTVPDLLGKQIEEARKALQQSKLVLDDSIKEVDSIDYFAGQIVSQAPSPGSLVEEGSKIKVTVSRGPGPVRKSVLVTLEIPNDGNKHSVKIVVKDVRPSEVIAYANDSEEPGTVLEKEVFYYGKGKIKVYLDEIVIEEKEVN, encoded by the coding sequence ATGATCGGCAGAATATTAGCCGGTAGGTATAAAATTATTGAACCTTTAGGTGGCGGGGGAATGGCGGTTGTTTATAAAGGCCAGGATTTACTTTTAAACCGCTATGTTACTATAAAAATTCTTCGCCCCGAATTTACTAGTGATGAAGAGTTTGTAGAAAGATTTAACCGAGAGGCTAAAGCGCTAGCCAGCCTTTCCCATCCCAATATTGTCAATATTTACGATGTAGGAAAGGAAAATGATACTTACTTTTTAGTAATGGAATATGTCGAAGGAAGAAATTTAAAAGATATTATTAAAGATAAACCTTTAGGTTTAAGAGAAAGCGTCCGCATTATTTTACAAGTAGCCTTGGCTTTAGGTCATGCTCACCAACACGGCATTTTACACCGGGACGTTAAACCCCAAAATATTATCATTACCCCGGAAGGAATTGCGAAATTAACAGACTTTGGCATTGCTGGAAATGTAAGTTCATCTACTATAAATAACTCTAAAGAAATCATGGGTTCGGTTCATTATTTATCTCCGGAGCAAGCTAAAGGAGAAAGTTTAACCTTTGCTTCTGACCTCTATTCTCTAGGAGTTGTTTTTTACGAATTGGTTGCGAAAAGACTACCTTTTACAGGGGATTCACCGATAGCGGTAGCCTTGAAACAAATCAATGATTTACCCCAACCCCCCTCATATTTTAATAAAAAAATACCTTCTGAAATTGACCGGATTATTTTAAAATTATTAAGCAAAAAGCCGGAACAAAGGTTTAATTCTGCTTATGAATTAATTGCTGTTTTAAAAAGGTTAGACTTGCCTCAAGAGGATAGTGAAGATGACCATACGATGACTATCATTTTAGATAAAAACCAGTTATCAGACGCTAGGAGTAAAAAAAAGTTAAAACCGGTAGGTATATTGGCCATAGCGGTTTTAATATTTGCCGTAGTTGGTGTTTTGGTTTATTTTCTTTATAATTACTTAAATGTCAAGGAAGCTACCGTACCGGATGTTCGGGGGCTTGGAATTATTGAGGCTAAACAAAAGTTAGTCGAACTAGGATTTCAAAATATAAATATTTCTTCTACCTACCATGATACCATTCCTAAAGATAAAGTAATTTCTATCGATCCTATGCCCGGGGAAAGGGTTAAGGTAGTTCGACCAATTTACTTAGTTGTAAGTAAAGGTAAAGAAATAGTATTGGTTCCAGATGTACGCGAAAAAAGTATTGAAGATGCCCGGGTGGCGTTAGAAAATGCTGGTTTAGCAGTGGGAGAAATTAGCGAAATATATGATGAACGGTTGCCGGCTGGAACTGTAATTGAACAGGATCCGGAACCAAACACCGAGATAGAAAAAGGCTCTAAAATCAAACTCATTTTAAGTAAAGGCGCAAAACCAGCCTGGGTTACGGTACCGGATTTATTAGGTAAGCAAATCGAAGAGGCTAGAAAGGCTTTACAACAGTCAAAATTAGTCCTTGACGATTCTATTAAAGAAGTGGATAGTATTGATTATTTCGCTGGCCAAATTGTTTCCCAGGCACCTTCTCCAGGAAGCTTGGTGGAGGAAGGTTCAAAAATCAAGGTGACCGTATCTAGAGGGCCTGGACCAGTTAGAAAATCAGTATTAGTTACTTTAGAAATACCCAATGATGGCAATAAACATTCGGTAAAGATAGTTGTAAAAGATGTAAGACCCTCGGAAGTAATTGCGTATGCCAATGACAGTGAAGAACCCGGTACAGTCCTTGAAAAAGAAGTATTTTATTATGGAAAAGGAAAAATAAAAGTTTATTTAGACGAAATAGTTATTGAGGAAAAGGAGGTAAACTAA
- a CDS encoding bifunctional 3,4-dihydroxy-2-butanone-4-phosphate synthase/GTP cyclohydrolase II has protein sequence MSFNTIEEALEELKQGRMIIVVDDEDRENEGDLVCAAEKVTPEIINFMAKYGRGLICVPMEGRRLDELEIPIMVSRNTDPHHTAFTVSVDAVDTHTGISAAERAKTILKLIDPASRPEDFRRPGHIFPLRAREGGVLRRAGHTEAAVDLAKLAGLYPAGVICEIMRDDGQMARVPDLLEFAKKHSLKIITVASLIQYRRRTEKLVERGAFALLPSKFGDFVAVAYESLLDHQTHLAVVKGNVADGEPVLVRVHSECLTGDVLGSLRCDCGDQLQTALKMIEKEGRGVLLYMRQEGRGIGLGNKIKAYHLQDLGKDTVEANEALGFPADLRDYGIGAQILADLGIKKIRLMTNNPKKIKGLEGYGLEIVERVPIEIPPKKENKKYLLTKKKKLGHLLNINENL, from the coding sequence GTGAGCTTTAATACTATAGAAGAAGCTTTGGAGGAATTAAAGCAAGGAAGAATGATAATTGTGGTGGATGATGAAGACCGTGAAAATGAGGGGGATTTAGTATGTGCTGCAGAAAAAGTTACCCCGGAAATTATAAATTTTATGGCTAAATACGGTCGAGGGCTTATTTGTGTTCCCATGGAAGGTAGACGCCTGGATGAACTGGAAATACCTATTATGGTAAGTAGGAACACTGACCCCCATCATACGGCTTTTACTGTATCTGTTGATGCCGTGGATACTCATACTGGGATATCTGCTGCAGAAAGAGCTAAAACAATCTTAAAGTTAATTGACCCTGCTTCTCGGCCAGAAGATTTTCGCCGTCCAGGTCATATTTTTCCATTGAGGGCAAGAGAAGGAGGGGTTTTAAGGCGGGCTGGACATACTGAAGCGGCGGTGGATTTAGCTAAACTAGCTGGTTTATATCCGGCAGGAGTTATTTGTGAAATCATGCGGGATGATGGGCAAATGGCTCGTGTGCCGGATTTGCTGGAATTTGCCAAAAAACATAGTTTAAAAATTATTACTGTTGCCTCATTAATCCAATACCGCCGGCGCACAGAAAAATTAGTAGAAAGGGGCGCTTTTGCTCTGCTCCCATCCAAATTTGGTGACTTTGTAGCAGTTGCCTATGAAAGCCTTTTAGATCACCAGACGCATTTAGCGGTAGTTAAGGGCAATGTGGCCGATGGTGAACCGGTACTGGTTAGAGTACATTCGGAGTGTCTTACTGGGGACGTTTTAGGAAGTTTGCGATGTGACTGTGGTGACCAGTTACAAACGGCTTTGAAAATGATTGAAAAAGAAGGGCGAGGAGTATTGTTGTATATGCGGCAGGAAGGACGTGGAATTGGCCTTGGAAATAAAATAAAGGCTTATCATTTGCAGGATTTAGGAAAAGACACCGTTGAAGCCAATGAAGCTTTAGGATTTCCTGCCGATTTACGGGATTATGGAATAGGTGCTCAGATTTTAGCGGATTTAGGTATTAAAAAAATTCGCCTTATGACCAACAATCCCAAAAAAATCAAAGGACTTGAAGGTTATGGATTGGAAATTGTCGAACGAGTGCCCATTGAAATTCCACCCAAAAAAGAAAATAAGAAATATCTTTTAACTAAAAAGAAGAAATTAGGACATCTTTTAAACATTAATGAAAATTTATAG
- the rsgA gene encoding ribosome small subunit-dependent GTPase A: MEGLVIKNYAGFYYVDTGKIIYRCKARGKFKKDNIKILTGDRVVISVLIPDSEGVIESLLPRKNELIRPPIANVDQVLLVFSFANPSPNSELIDRLLVMAGAADLDVVLVFNKSDLAVLESQQLFEYYRRILPKTVAISAHAEIGIDHLMNYLKHKISVLAGPSGVGKSTLVNRLVPGAKLVTGEVSPKIGRGRHTTRHVELIKLPLGGFLADTPGFSNLNLPEIDKKDLQNYFPEIKENRIFCHYPDCLHVKEPECRIRELIHKGEIPSFRYENYKAFLEEISQRERSY, encoded by the coding sequence TTGGAAGGATTAGTGATAAAAAATTATGCAGGGTTTTATTATGTTGATACCGGAAAGATAATTTATAGGTGTAAAGCTAGAGGAAAATTTAAAAAAGATAATATTAAAATTTTAACAGGAGACCGGGTTGTTATCTCGGTACTCATTCCTGATTCTGAAGGGGTAATTGAAAGCTTACTTCCTAGAAAAAATGAACTAATAAGACCTCCTATTGCTAATGTTGATCAGGTTTTACTGGTGTTTTCTTTTGCTAATCCTTCTCCTAATTCTGAATTAATCGATCGCTTGTTAGTCATGGCAGGAGCTGCAGACTTGGACGTGGTCTTAGTGTTTAATAAAAGTGATTTAGCTGTCTTAGAAAGTCAACAACTCTTTGAATATTATCGGCGAATCTTACCCAAAACAGTAGCAATTTCAGCTCATGCTGAAATAGGTATTGACCACTTAATGAATTATTTAAAGCACAAAATATCCGTTTTAGCTGGACCTTCCGGAGTTGGGAAAAGCACTTTAGTTAATAGACTTGTGCCTGGAGCAAAGTTGGTCACTGGTGAAGTAAGTCCAAAAATTGGACGAGGGAGACATACTACAAGACACGTTGAATTAATAAAACTTCCCTTGGGTGGATTTTTAGCGGATACTCCTGGTTTTAGTAATTTAAATTTGCCTGAAATTGATAAAAAAGATTTGCAAAATTATTTTCCTGAAATTAAAGAAAACCGTATCTTCTGTCATTATCCCGATTGTTTACATGTAAAAGAACCGGAATGCCGAATTCGAGAGCTTATACATAAAGGGGAAATTCCCTCCTTTCGCTATGAAAATTACAAAGCCTTTTTAGAAGAAATATCTCAACGGGAAAGGAGTTATTAG
- the rpe gene encoding ribulose-phosphate 3-epimerase, giving the protein MEIAPSILNADFSNLELVIKQLEQSGVKYLHLDIMDGHFVPNLTFGPPVVKSLRSKTKLIFDVHLMVEKPELLIEPFVDAGADFITVHWESTKHPHRLLQKIRSFEKKTGLALNPATLPDNLEYLMELLDLILIMSVNPGFGGQSFIPSQINKIKKVREMIDRANRKIFLGVDGGINLQTARNVVAAGADFLVAGSFIFNGDIVKNYQELLVICSKAQD; this is encoded by the coding sequence ATTGAAATTGCACCCTCAATTTTAAATGCTGACTTTAGTAACTTGGAATTGGTCATTAAACAGCTAGAACAAAGCGGTGTAAAGTATTTACACCTCGACATTATGGATGGTCACTTTGTTCCTAATTTGACTTTTGGTCCGCCGGTAGTTAAAAGTTTACGTTCCAAAACTAAATTAATTTTTGATGTCCATTTAATGGTGGAAAAACCTGAATTATTAATTGAACCGTTTGTCGACGCCGGAGCGGATTTTATTACGGTGCACTGGGAGAGCACTAAACATCCACACCGGCTTTTGCAAAAAATTAGAAGTTTTGAAAAAAAAACGGGGCTTGCTTTAAACCCTGCAACGTTGCCTGATAATTTGGAATATCTTATGGAACTTCTAGATTTAATATTAATTATGTCGGTTAACCCTGGTTTTGGAGGACAAAGTTTTATTCCAAGTCAAATTAACAAAATAAAAAAAGTCAGGGAAATGATTGATAGGGCAAACCGAAAAATTTTTCTAGGAGTTGATGGGGGGATTAATTTACAGACTGCCAGGAATGTAGTTGCGGCTGGGGCTGATTTTTTAGTGGCCGGAAGCTTTATCTTTAACGGAGATATTGTTAAAAACTACCAAGAACTTTTAGTTATTTGTAGCAAAGCGCAAGATTGA
- the ribD gene encoding bifunctional diaminohydroxyphosphoribosylaminopyrimidine deaminase/5-amino-6-(5-phosphoribosylamino)uracil reductase RibD, producing MYQEQFMKRALSLAKKALGRTSPNPVVGAVIVDSEGKIVGEGFHQKAGLPHAEREALKMAGEKALGGTMYVTLEPCCHYGRTPPCTEAIIAAGIKKVVVAARDPNPKVSGKGIEILKKAGIEVVEGVLEEEASRLNEKFFKYIKSKLPFVALKWAMTLDGKIATITKDSRWISGEKSREFVHKLRNEYDGVLVGAKTLILDDPLLTCRIPGGRDPYRIVLSGSGNLPEGLKIFSLDRERNILITANNKLPNHVQKGFSKIIVAYGGENKVNLNEAFLELTKLGIISLLVEGGAQVHASILKNKLADKVYLFLAPKIVGGETAPGPIGDLNINFMKDALPLSIRKVKRFEEDIFVEGYF from the coding sequence ATGTATCAGGAACAATTTATGAAAAGAGCATTAAGCCTTGCCAAAAAAGCCCTGGGCCGAACTTCTCCTAACCCGGTAGTGGGAGCAGTTATTGTAGATAGCGAGGGAAAAATTGTTGGCGAGGGGTTTCATCAAAAAGCTGGGTTACCCCATGCGGAAAGAGAAGCGTTAAAAATGGCCGGGGAAAAAGCACTGGGTGGCACCATGTATGTTACTTTAGAGCCTTGTTGTCATTACGGCCGAACTCCGCCCTGTACCGAGGCCATTATTGCTGCAGGCATTAAAAAGGTGGTGGTTGCGGCCCGGGACCCTAATCCCAAGGTTTCGGGCAAAGGTATTGAAATATTAAAAAAGGCGGGCATTGAAGTAGTGGAGGGTGTGTTAGAAGAAGAGGCGAGCCGTCTTAATGAAAAATTTTTTAAATATATTAAGAGTAAATTACCCTTTGTTGCGTTAAAATGGGCTATGACGTTAGATGGTAAAATTGCTACAATAACAAAAGATTCTCGTTGGATTTCCGGTGAAAAGAGCCGGGAGTTTGTCCATAAATTGCGCAATGAATATGACGGGGTACTGGTTGGGGCCAAGACCTTAATTTTAGATGATCCGCTTTTGACCTGTAGGATACCTGGAGGACGTGATCCCTATCGGATTGTATTGTCCGGTAGTGGCAACTTACCCGAGGGTTTAAAAATTTTTAGCCTCGATAGAGAAAGAAATATCTTAATAACCGCTAACAATAAGCTTCCAAATCATGTACAAAAAGGTTTTAGTAAAATCATTGTTGCTTATGGTGGAGAAAATAAAGTTAATCTTAATGAAGCGTTTTTAGAATTAACCAAGCTTGGGATAATATCCCTACTCGTGGAAGGTGGCGCACAAGTTCATGCCAGTATACTAAAAAATAAACTTGCGGATAAAGTTTACCTTTTTTTAGCGCCAAAAATTGTAGGTGGTGAAACGGCTCCGGGTCCTATTGGGGATTTAAATATCAATTTTATGAAAGATGCATTGCCTTTATCAATTCGTAAAGTTAAGAGGTTTGAGGAAGATATTTTTGTAGAAGGTTACTTTTAG
- a CDS encoding PP2C family protein-serine/threonine phosphatase — translation MKIIGRSVKGPVRAQNEDAYYIDENNAIWAVADGMGGHTGGAIASQLAVKVVADYFLSTSVADITDPEKEIQQVFQIINRKIKEKQNIDADLKEMGTTLTLGMLRNAYLFIGHIGDSRAYVFRANKLTRLTQDHTYVAKMVSQGILTEKDAISHPYRHLLIKALDGANNEVDIVKFKVQANDLYLFCTDGLLDGISETEIEAIIEKNGTEDLEQLAEELISGTLAKGSRDNITVVLARYDDGREVEK, via the coding sequence ATGAAAATCATTGGGAGATCTGTTAAAGGGCCGGTGCGTGCCCAAAATGAAGATGCTTATTATATTGATGAAAATAATGCTATCTGGGCAGTTGCTGATGGTATGGGGGGCCATACCGGTGGGGCGATTGCCAGTCAATTAGCAGTAAAAGTTGTTGCTGACTATTTTTTAAGTACTTCTGTTGCTGATATTACTGATCCAGAGAAAGAGATTCAACAAGTTTTTCAAATTATTAATAGAAAGATTAAAGAAAAACAAAATATAGATGCTGACTTGAAAGAAATGGGTACTACATTGACCTTAGGTATGCTACGTAATGCTTATCTTTTTATTGGTCATATAGGTGATAGCCGTGCTTATGTTTTTAGGGCTAATAAACTAACAAGGCTTACCCAAGATCATACTTACGTAGCAAAAATGGTTTCGCAAGGGATTTTAACGGAAAAAGATGCTATTTCTCATCCCTACCGGCATCTTCTCATAAAAGCCTTAGATGGAGCAAATAATGAAGTAGACATTGTGAAATTTAAAGTACAAGCAAACGACCTTTATCTTTTTTGTACTGACGGTTTATTAGATGGGATAAGCGAAACAGAAATCGAGGCAATTATTGAAAAAAACGGTACAGAAGATTTGGAGCAACTGGCTGAGGAGCTAATTTCGGGAACTTTAGCTAAAGGTTCCCGGGATAATATTACGGTAGTTCTTGCCCGTTATGACGATGGGAGAGAGGTGGAGAAATGA
- a CDS encoding riboflavin synthase, with product MFTGLVEELGKVQGIKRSGNSLRLIIEANNVTKEVKLGDSIAVNGTCLTVVNFGKGYFEADVMPETFDKTNLKYLKPGDRVNLERTLRPVDRLGGHIVQGHVDEVGWIYEIKPWEIAKLITIKATRDFLKYLVPKGSVAIDGISLTVVNVYEDSFTVSIIPHTFQNTTLGYKKVGAPVNLEADILAKYVINFLQKSQTAQKIDLNFLADNGFL from the coding sequence ATGTTTACAGGACTCGTGGAAGAACTAGGGAAAGTTCAAGGGATTAAGAGATCTGGAAATTCATTAAGATTAATTATTGAAGCTAATAATGTTACTAAAGAGGTAAAATTAGGGGATAGTATTGCCGTCAATGGGACTTGTCTAACAGTTGTGAATTTCGGAAAGGGGTATTTTGAAGCGGATGTGATGCCAGAGACTTTTGATAAAACAAACTTAAAATATCTAAAACCTGGAGATAGGGTAAATCTTGAGCGGACCTTAAGGCCAGTGGACCGTTTAGGAGGACATATTGTTCAAGGACATGTAGATGAAGTGGGTTGGATTTATGAAATTAAGCCTTGGGAAATTGCCAAATTAATAACCATAAAAGCAACCCGGGATTTTTTAAAATATTTAGTTCCCAAAGGTTCGGTGGCAATCGATGGTATTAGTTTAACGGTGGTCAATGTCTATGAGGATTCCTTTACGGTATCAATAATTCCGCATACGTTTCAAAATACAACCTTAGGTTATAAAAAGGTTGGGGCACCAGTGAACTTGGAAGCGGATATTCTGGCAAAATATGTAATTAATTTTTTACAAAAAAGCCAAACCGCCCAAAAAATTGACTTAAATTTTCTTGCGGATAATGGCTTTTTATAA
- the rlmN gene encoding 23S rRNA (adenine(2503)-C(2))-methyltransferase RlmN, whose protein sequence is MKVFLETSVDDIMSWLALNQEKPFRLKQLNEWIFKKGELDFNKMTNLPSKLREKLAEYFLLPSAKVIHRKSSRDGQSIKYLLKLKDGMGIEAVLLKYRYGNTLCVSTQVGCKMGCKFCATGLGGFSRNLTSGEMLEQLLLLQKDSQEKINRIVLMGSGEPLDNYEEVVKFIKRVNEKDNFNISFRKITVSTCGIVPKIRQLAEENLPVTLAISLHAPEDSLRNELLPINKRWGLEELLSAAWYFIEKTGRRVSFEYALIEGVNDSPNYALKLATLLKGKLVHVNLIPYNKIGGQNFKTSSDEKIEKFKEILKKAAIPVTVRRELGDEIEGACGQLKAKYFGV, encoded by the coding sequence ATGAAAGTATTTCTGGAAACTTCGGTAGATGATATAATGAGCTGGCTTGCACTTAATCAAGAAAAACCTTTTCGTTTAAAACAACTGAATGAATGGATTTTTAAAAAAGGGGAACTGGATTTTAATAAGATGACAAACCTTCCCAGCAAATTAAGAGAGAAATTAGCTGAATATTTTCTTTTACCCTCGGCGAAAGTAATTCATCGCAAAAGTTCACGGGACGGTCAAAGTATTAAATACTTATTAAAATTAAAAGACGGTATGGGGATAGAGGCGGTTTTACTTAAATACCGGTATGGAAATACCCTTTGTGTTTCTACCCAGGTTGGTTGCAAAATGGGGTGTAAATTTTGTGCTACTGGCCTTGGGGGGTTTTCCCGAAATTTAACGTCGGGTGAAATGTTAGAACAACTTTTGTTACTGCAAAAGGACAGCCAAGAAAAAATTAACCGGATCGTTTTAATGGGAAGCGGCGAACCGCTTGATAATTATGAGGAAGTAGTTAAATTTATTAAAAGGGTCAATGAAAAAGACAACTTTAATATTAGTTTTCGTAAAATTACGGTTTCGACGTGTGGGATTGTTCCTAAAATAAGACAGCTTGCCGAGGAAAATTTACCAGTTACTTTAGCGATCTCGCTCCATGCTCCAGAAGATAGTTTGAGGAATGAACTTTTGCCGATTAATAAACGTTGGGGTTTAGAGGAGCTTTTAAGCGCTGCCTGGTATTTTATTGAGAAAACTGGTAGAAGGGTAAGCTTTGAATATGCCCTCATTGAAGGTGTTAATGATTCTCCAAATTATGCCTTAAAGCTTGCTACTTTATTAAAAGGAAAGCTTGTTCATGTAAATTTAATCCCTTACAATAAAATTGGTGGACAAAATTTTAAAACTTCCAGTGACGAAAAAATAGAAAAGTTTAAAGAAATTTTAAAGAAAGCAGCAATACCTGTGACTGTTCGCCGGGAATTAGGCGATGAAATTGAAGGAGCTTGTGGGCAGTTAAAAGCAAAATATTTTGGGGTGTAA